TGCACCGCCCGCAAATGCGCGGCCAAGAATTCGACCCTATCCGAATCGTGAACCTGGCCATCGACCACTTCGTCCGCGTATGCTGCGCCGTTCTCCGTGATGTAGACCGGAAGATCCGGCCGCTGCCGGTGCAGGCTCAGCAAAAGATCGGTCAGCCCCTCCGGCACCACCTCCCATCCCATATCGGTGAGCGGCCGCCCACGCGCGGGAAAGCGCGCCGTCTCCGCGCCGATCCATTCGGTCGGCCCGGTGACGGGCACGCCGGAGTCGATCACCTGGAGGTCGCGGTAGTAGTTCACGCCGAGGAAGTCCACCGTGCGGCTGATCGTGGCGACGTCACCGTCGAGCACGTAGTCGGTGAAGCCGTGCGGCGCGAGGTCGGCGAGCACGTCCTCCGGGTACCGCCCGTGCAGCACGGGGTCGAGGAAGATCCGGTTCTGCAGGCCGTCGACGCGGCGGGCGACCTCGGCGTCCTGCGGCTGCACCGCGACCACCGGGAACAGGTTGAGGGTGATTCCCGCCTGGGCCTGCGCCGCCGAACCGCGGATCACGTCCACGGCGAGGCCGTGCGCGAGCATCAGGTGGTGGACCGCGGCGAGGGCGGCGCGCGGCGACGTGCGTCCCGGCGCGTGCCTGCCCACGGCGTAGCCGAGGAACGCCGAGCACCACGGCTCGTTCAACGTGATCCAGTGGTGCACGCGGTCGCCGAGGCGGTCCAGCACCGACGCGGCGTAGTCGGCGAACCGGAACGCGGTGTCCCGATCAGCCCATCCGCCCTCGGCTTCGAGCGCCTGCGGCAGGTCCCAGTGGTACAGCGTGATCCACGGCGTGATCCCGTTGTCCAGCAGGCAGTCCACCAGGCGCTCGTAGAAGTCGAGGCCCTTCGGGTTCTCCGCGCCACCGTCCGGGCGGACCCGCGGCCAGGCCGTGGAGAAGCGGTAGGCGTTGAGCCCCAGGGACTTCATCAGCTCGACGTCGGAGCGGTAGCGGCGGTAGTGGTCGGCGCCGGGCTCGCCGCTGTCGCCGTTGACCACCGCCCCCGGCACCCGGCACAACGCGTCCCAGATCGAGTCGGTCCGGCCGTCCGCCGTGGTCGAACCCTCGACCTGGAAGGACGCCGTCGCCGCTCCCCAGTGGAACCCCGGGGGGAAGGACAGTACGGACACGGTTCACCCCTTCACTGCACCCTGCATGATCCCGGCGACGATCTGCCTGCCGAGCACGACGAAAACGATCAGGATCGGGACGGTGGCGAGCGTCGTGCCCGCGAGCACCAGCGAGTAGTCGACGTAGTAGCCGCTCTGCAGCTTCTCCAGCGCCACCTGCACGGTCGGGTTCTCCGCGTTGAGCACGATCAGCGGCCAGAGGAAGTCGTTCCACGAGGTCATGAACGTGAACATGCCGAGGAAGGCCGCTGCAGGGCGGACCGCCGGCAGGCACACGTGCCAGAAGACGCGGATCATGCTGCACCCGTCCATCCGCGCCGCCTCGACCAGCTCGAACGGCAGAGCGTCCACTGTGTACTGACGCATCCAGAACACGCCGAGCGCGGTCACCAGGTTCGGCACGATGACCGCCTGCAACCCGTTGGCCCAGCCGAACTCCGCCATCGCCAGGTACAGCGGGATCACCCCGAGCTGCGTCGGGACCGCGAGGGTGGCGACGACGAACACGAACAACGGGTCGCGGCCGCGGAAGCGCAGCTTGGCGAAGGCGAACCCGGCGAGGCTGGAGAACAGCACCGTGGTCAGCGTGACCGTTCCCGCGACGATCACGCTGTTGCCCAGGGCTTTCCAGAACGGCACGGTGTCGAACACCCGCTGCGCGTTGGCGAGGAAGTTCCCGCCAGGCAGCAGCGAGGGAGCCGTCTCGGTGAGCATCGAGCTGTCCCGGCTGGCGACCAGGAACGACCAGTAGAACGGGAAGGCCGAGCCCAGCACGAAGGCGGTCAGCATGCCGTAGACCCACACGCGGCGCCGCATCAGCGCACCCCGGATCCGGCCGCGAGCCTGCGGGTGATCAGGAAGTTCACCGTCGCGATCGCGATGACCACCAGGAACAGCACCCAGGCGATGGCCGACGCGTAGCCGAGGTGACCGCCCTCGAACGCCGACTGGTACATGTAGAGGGTGATCGTCTGGAACTGGTTGGACGATCCGCCGTTGTTGGAGCCGGGCATCGCGTCGAAGAGCTTCGGCTCGGTGAAGATCTGCAACCCGCCGATGGTCGACGTGATCACCACGAAGACCAGTGTCGGTCGCAGCAACGGCAGCGTCACGCTGACGAAGCGCCGCACCGGTCCCGCACCGTCCACTGTGGCCGCTTCGTGGATCTCCCTGGGAATGGCCTGCATGGCGGCGAGCACGATCAGCGCGTTGTAGCCGGTCCACCGCCAGTTCACCATCACCGCGATCGCCACGTGGCTGGCGAAGCGGTCGGCCTGCCAGTCGACGCGGTCCAGGCCGACGAGTTCGAGCAGGCTGTTCACCAGCCCGTAGTTGGGGCCGAACAGGTTGGCGAAGATGATGCCCAGCGCGACGAGGCTCGCCACGTAGGGCAGGAGCACCCCGACCCGCCACGCGGTCGGCGCGCGCAGCTTGGAGTTGAGCAGTGCCGCCAGCAGCACCGCGATCACGATCTGCGGTCCGCTGGAGAGCACGAAGATGCTCAGCGTGTTGGTCAGCGTCGTCCAGAACTGGCCGTCGGAGAACAGCGCGAGGTAGTTGTCCACGCCGACGAACGCCGGGTCCCCACCGAGCAGGTCCCAGTCGAACATGGACACGTAAGCCGTGTACAGCAAGGGAAACAGGCCGACGAGTCCGAAGACGACGAAGAACGGCGCGATGTAGAGGTACGGCGAGTACTTGACGTCCCACCGCGACAGGCGGCTCACTTGGCGAGCTTCTTCGCGCTGTCGACGAAGCGCTGCCAGCCCTCCTGCGCCGACGCACCCTGCTCCACCGTCTGCAACGCCGGGGTGGAGGCGTTCTCCTGGATCTTGCCGTCGCCGGGCCCCTTGTACTGGGCCTTGCCGACCTTGCGCGCCTGCGTCGCGAACAGCTCGCCGCTGCGCACCCCGCCGAAGTAGGCGTCGGTCCAGCCCAGCAGCTCCTGCGCGGTCAAAGCCTTGACCTGACTGGGGAAAGTGCCCGCCTTGAGGAACGCCTTCACCTGCTGCTCCGGTGCGGTGAGCCACGCGGCCAGCTCGGCGGCCTCCTTCGGGTGCTTGCTCTGCTTCGGCACGGTGAGGAAGGAGCCGCCCCAGTTGCCGCCGCCACCGGGGAAGGCGTCGGTGACCGCCCACTTGCCCGCGTTGTCGGGTCCGGCCTGCTCCTTGATCACACCGAGCATCCAGGCCGGGCAGGTCTTGGTGGCGAAGGCACCGGACTTGAAGCCGGAGTTCCACTCGTTGCTGAACGCCACGAGCTTCGCCGACTGGCCGCGCGCGGCCGCAGCGGTGACCTGGTCCCAGTTCTGCCTGATCGCGGTGTTCTGCTCGACGGTGAGCCGGTCCTGCCGGTCGAAGTAACCGGTGT
The window above is part of the Allokutzneria albata genome. Proteins encoded here:
- a CDS encoding carbohydrate ABC transporter permease, which codes for MSRLSRWDVKYSPYLYIAPFFVVFGLVGLFPLLYTAYVSMFDWDLLGGDPAFVGVDNYLALFSDGQFWTTLTNTLSIFVLSSGPQIVIAVLLAALLNSKLRAPTAWRVGVLLPYVASLVALGIIFANLFGPNYGLVNSLLELVGLDRVDWQADRFASHVAIAVMVNWRWTGYNALIVLAAMQAIPREIHEAATVDGAGPVRRFVSVTLPLLRPTLVFVVITSTIGGLQIFTEPKLFDAMPGSNNGGSSNQFQTITLYMYQSAFEGGHLGYASAIAWVLFLVVIAIATVNFLITRRLAAGSGVR
- a CDS encoding carbohydrate ABC transporter permease, whose product is MRRRVWVYGMLTAFVLGSAFPFYWSFLVASRDSSMLTETAPSLLPGGNFLANAQRVFDTVPFWKALGNSVIVAGTVTLTTVLFSSLAGFAFAKLRFRGRDPLFVFVVATLAVPTQLGVIPLYLAMAEFGWANGLQAVIVPNLVTALGVFWMRQYTVDALPFELVEAARMDGCSMIRVFWHVCLPAVRPAAAFLGMFTFMTSWNDFLWPLIVLNAENPTVQVALEKLQSGYYVDYSLVLAGTTLATVPILIVFVVLGRQIVAGIMQGAVKG
- a CDS encoding ABC transporter substrate-binding protein, which translates into the protein MRQRPTLLAAIAVLGATVACGGPADGRIELTIGTFTEFGYEQLLTEYEAAHPNIKIVHNKTGQGGPYHQALFTKLGAGSGLADVQAVEEGYLADVLARPALFHNLEQIGPATADRWLDWKYQQAKAKDGSLIGYGTDIGPLAMCYRKDLFAAAGLPSEPEAVKPLFASWQSFFAAGDRFVAKSGGKAWFDSAAQIFNAMHNQLDTGYFDRQDRLTVEQNTAIRQNWDQVTAAAARGQSAKLVAFSNEWNSGFKSGAFATKTCPAWMLGVIKEQAGPDNAGKWAVTDAFPGGGGNWGGSFLTVPKQSKHPKEAAELAAWLTAPEQQVKAFLKAGTFPSQVKALTAQELLGWTDAYFGGVRSGELFATQARKVGKAQYKGPGDGKIQENASTPALQTVEQGASAQEGWQRFVDSAKKLAK
- a CDS encoding GH1 family beta-glucosidase, whose amino-acid sequence is MSVLSFPPGFHWGAATASFQVEGSTTADGRTDSIWDALCRVPGAVVNGDSGEPGADHYRRYRSDVELMKSLGLNAYRFSTAWPRVRPDGGAENPKGLDFYERLVDCLLDNGITPWITLYHWDLPQALEAEGGWADRDTAFRFADYAASVLDRLGDRVHHWITLNEPWCSAFLGYAVGRHAPGRTSPRAALAAVHHLMLAHGLAVDVIRGSAAQAQAGITLNLFPVVAVQPQDAEVARRVDGLQNRIFLDPVLHGRYPEDVLADLAPHGFTDYVLDGDVATISRTVDFLGVNYYRDLQVIDSGVPVTGPTEWIGAETARFPARGRPLTDMGWEVVPEGLTDLLLSLHRQRPDLPVYITENGAAYADEVVDGQVHDSDRVEFLAAHLRAVHAAISEGADVRGYFCWSLLDNFEWAEGYAKRFGIVHVDYATQRRTPKDSAHWYARVIADHGLG